The segment AATGATTTCGACTAAATCAAAATTTTTAGGAGAAATGTATGAGGTAGGTGAATCCATTCGCGATCCGCATCCTCCATGCATACCTCCTCCATCAGCCAGAATATTGAGACGGGACCCAGGCATCCCCCGTAATACGGGATCGCCATTACTGGCGCCGGTGCGAATTTGACTAAAGCCTGGCAAAGTTGATAATAATCCGGCACCATCACTCGCTGGCAATGATGCGTCGGCATTTTTAGTGTTGACGATAACTTTACCTGTCTCAGTTTGTGGCGTGGCAATCACTGTCATTGTTTCTTGAGCATAGGTAAAATTAATATGTGCCGCATAGCACATGGCAATCATACCGGCCAATTTTTTCTTTTTTACAGACCAGTCTTTGCGGCTTTCAGAAGCCATACTTTTTATTCCCTTCATAGCAAAGTAACCTTTCCCCTACAAAACAACCGTGTGATCACTGTATTTGTTTATGAAAATAAAAATTACCATTCTATTTCGCCAGAAAATATGACTTTAAAGAAAGAAACATCCGTTTCGATATGAGAATCTTCTCTCTAACGTATTCCTCATGATTTCCTCACAGATATAAAAAAGCATATTTAAGGGTCAAAACCCCAAGTCCTAACAGTCTGACTATAGATCCCCCGATAAAAATTGCTTATATTAAACCCTCAGCAGATCCGCTGACATAACAAATCAGTTCACAGTCAATAACAGGAAAAGTCATGAAGCATATTATCATCGCAGAAAATAGCTATATTATCCGCCGGGGGGTGGATGCACTCATAAAAAAAACCACTACCGAAAAGGATAAAGAAATGGTGGTTGTTGGAGAGGCCAGCACACCTACGGAGCTCTATCATCTTCTGATGGCAAAACAGGCAGACATTCTTATTCTTGGTTTACGTTTAAATATTTGCGCTCGGCTGACACCGTTAAGAGGCCTGGATGGGATCCTTCTGATTAGGTATCTGAAAAAAAATTTCCCCCACCTCAGGATCATTTCGATTTCAGCCTATCAAAATCTGTATCTGCTACGAATGGTGCTAAATGCGGGCGCTGATGGGCATATGAGTTATAACGACAATGAATATTGCCTGGAAAACGTGCTTGAAAGCATGGATGACAGCAGGGAAAGTCATTTTTGTCGAACTCTTCCAACGCTGCACTACAACCGCTGCCAAACAAACAAGCTACTAACGCCGTGTGAAACGAATATTCTTCAGCTGCTCTGTCAGGGTTTATCTGCCAGAGAGATTGCTGAAAAAACGCAGGTCAGCACTAAGACAGTCAGCACCCAGAAAAAAAGCGCAATGGTTAAGCTTGGAGTAAAAACCCCTTCCCAGCTTTTCTTTTTGCTGAGCAAAATCCAGCTTTTTGAACTCTCTTTGTGAAAAAGAAAATGACAAAATAAACGTCACTATAAGGTCGCTAGTTTCATTTATGACCAAAGCTGTTTTCCGTCAGGTAAATTTACAAAAGATTCAGTAACAGATACGTCCTTTTCTGACTGGTATGATAGAAACATCTATCTGTTCATCGTATCTTTCTCATCAACAAACTCT is part of the Erwinia sp. HDF1-3R genome and harbors:
- a CDS encoding response regulator transcription factor; the encoded protein is MKHIIIAENSYIIRRGVDALIKKTTTEKDKEMVVVGEASTPTELYHLLMAKQADILILGLRLNICARLTPLRGLDGILLIRYLKKNFPHLRIISISAYQNLYLLRMVLNAGADGHMSYNDNEYCLENVLESMDDSRESHFCRTLPTLHYNRCQTNKLLTPCETNILQLLCQGLSAREIAEKTQVSTKTVSTQKKSAMVKLGVKTPSQLFFLLSKIQLFELSL